In a genomic window of Streptomyces noursei ATCC 11455:
- a CDS encoding SseB family protein, with the protein MYGYDQNAGAGQQYGAPPPPQQPAPGGYGEQPLYPEPSPPSLADAVRAFTTGSMSAEDFQGIFSTSKVYCPRGDNPGFLALHNTQQPVIPMFTSLKELRRYAGKESKYFVITGAEVLDLLPTGYGFVLDMEGDHRMVFDAKAVEQMVDFAMRRMYG; encoded by the coding sequence ATGTACGGCTACGACCAGAACGCGGGTGCCGGGCAGCAGTACGGAGCGCCGCCCCCGCCGCAGCAACCGGCCCCCGGGGGCTACGGCGAGCAGCCGCTGTATCCCGAGCCGTCCCCGCCCTCCCTCGCCGACGCGGTGCGGGCCTTCACGACCGGCTCGATGTCGGCCGAGGACTTCCAGGGCATCTTCTCGACGTCCAAGGTCTACTGCCCGCGCGGTGACAACCCCGGTTTCCTGGCGCTGCACAACACCCAGCAGCCGGTGATCCCGATGTTCACCTCGCTCAAGGAGCTGCGCCGGTACGCGGGCAAGGAGTCCAAGTACTTCGTGATCACCGGCGCCGAGGTGCTCGACCTGCTGCCGACCGGCTACGGATTCGTCCTCGACATGGAGGGCGACCACCGGATGGTCTTCGACGCGAAGGCCGTGGAGCAGATGGTCGACTTCGCCATGCGCCGGATGTACGGCTAG
- a CDS encoding pirin family protein: MPAVTIENPLTLPRVAAPAGARTRPVLTVNTAPSGFEGEGFPVRRAFAGIAYRHLDPFIMMDQMGEVEYAPGEPKGTPWHPHRGFETVTYLLDGTFVHRDSHGGGGVINDGDTQWMTAGSGLLHIEAPPESLVMSGGLFHGLQLWVNLPKSDKMMAPRYQDIGGGRVKLLTSADGGALLRLIAGDIDGHQGPGVTHTPITMVHVTVSPGAEVTLPWRADFNGLAYALAGRGTAGAEGRPFHMGQAVVFGEGDALTIRADESQESRSPNFEVVLLGGLPIREPMMHYGPFVMNTHAELAQAFEDFQAGRLGTIPADAL, encoded by the coding sequence ATGCCCGCCGTGACCATAGAGAATCCGCTGACCCTGCCGAGGGTGGCCGCGCCCGCCGGGGCACGCACCCGGCCCGTGCTCACCGTCAACACCGCCCCGAGTGGTTTCGAGGGCGAGGGCTTCCCGGTGCGCCGCGCCTTTGCCGGGATCGCCTACCGGCACCTCGACCCGTTCATCATGATGGACCAGATGGGCGAGGTGGAGTACGCGCCTGGAGAGCCCAAGGGCACGCCCTGGCACCCGCACCGCGGCTTCGAGACCGTGACGTACCTGCTCGACGGCACGTTCGTGCACCGTGACTCGCACGGTGGCGGAGGGGTCATCAACGACGGCGACACCCAGTGGATGACGGCGGGCTCCGGCCTGCTGCACATCGAGGCGCCGCCGGAGTCGCTGGTGATGTCGGGCGGCCTCTTCCACGGCCTCCAGCTGTGGGTGAACCTCCCCAAGAGCGACAAGATGATGGCGCCGCGCTACCAGGACATCGGCGGCGGCCGGGTCAAGCTGCTGACCTCCGCCGACGGCGGTGCGCTGCTGCGGCTGATCGCCGGTGACATCGACGGTCACCAGGGACCGGGCGTCACGCACACCCCCATAACGATGGTCCATGTGACGGTGAGCCCGGGTGCCGAGGTCACGCTGCCCTGGCGTGCGGACTTCAACGGCCTCGCCTATGCCCTGGCCGGACGTGGCACCGCCGGTGCGGAGGGCCGTCCGTTCCACATGGGCCAGGCGGTCGTCTTCGGAGAGGGCGACGCGCTCACGATCCGGGCCGACGAGAGCCAGGAGTCGCGCAGCCCGAACTTCGAGGTGGTGCTGCTGGGCGGACTGCCGATCCGCGAGCCGATGATGCACTACGGACCGTTCGTCATGAACACCCACGCCGAACTGGCCCAGGCCTTCGAGGACTTCCAGGCCGGCCGGCTGGGCACGATTCCCGCTGACGCGCTATGA
- a CDS encoding AI-2E family transporter, producing the protein MRNDSDQDRSGAEPGRPPHSAPLLPIEARRAAAWCAAGLLVAAVVAVGVWLCVELSAAVTPVLLALLGSALLGPVYRRLVAMRLNRSLAAGLTCALLMVVVGGAGYVVVSALVDTGDQILASLKDASADLTKHFGVAGNSLSDLATNAKTLVGRFGSTAASGLLAGVSIVGQFIAAAVLALLLTFFFLRDSDKAVGALHDWSPGNSGPQLERMARRGFQSIEGFMRGTTFIALIDAVCITVGLLILDVPGALGLGALVFVGAYIPYLGAFISGAVAILVAFADRGVVIALWALGVVLAVQVLEGHVLQPMIQSRTVQMHPAVVMLAITAGASVAGILGMLLSVPLTAAISGVLHELRKHYAAGSGTDSSSPGDTAPGDSPAAPASS; encoded by the coding sequence GTGCGAAACGACTCGGATCAAGACCGGAGCGGCGCCGAGCCCGGCCGGCCGCCGCACTCTGCGCCCCTGCTCCCGATCGAGGCCCGCCGCGCCGCGGCGTGGTGCGCGGCCGGACTGCTGGTCGCGGCGGTGGTCGCCGTCGGCGTCTGGCTCTGCGTCGAGTTGAGTGCCGCGGTCACCCCCGTGCTGCTGGCCCTGCTCGGCAGTGCGCTGCTCGGTCCGGTGTACCGGCGACTGGTGGCGATGCGCCTCAACCGTTCGTTGGCGGCCGGGCTGACCTGCGCCCTTCTGATGGTTGTGGTCGGTGGCGCCGGATACGTCGTGGTCAGCGCGCTGGTCGACACCGGGGACCAGATCCTCGCCTCGCTCAAGGACGCGTCGGCGGATCTCACCAAACACTTCGGCGTGGCCGGGAATTCACTCAGCGATCTCGCCACCAACGCCAAGACGCTGGTCGGCAGGTTCGGCAGCACCGCCGCCTCCGGGCTGCTGGCCGGCGTGAGCATCGTGGGTCAGTTCATCGCCGCCGCGGTGCTGGCCCTGCTGCTGACGTTCTTCTTCCTGCGCGACTCGGACAAGGCGGTCGGTGCGCTGCATGACTGGTCGCCGGGCAACTCGGGCCCTCAGCTGGAACGGATGGCCCGCCGCGGCTTCCAGTCCATCGAGGGCTTCATGCGCGGCACCACCTTCATCGCGCTGATCGACGCCGTCTGCATCACCGTCGGCCTGCTGATCCTGGACGTTCCGGGTGCGCTCGGCCTGGGCGCGCTGGTCTTCGTCGGCGCCTACATCCCCTACCTCGGCGCGTTCATCTCCGGCGCCGTGGCGATCCTGGTGGCCTTCGCGGACCGGGGCGTCGTGATCGCGCTCTGGGCGCTCGGCGTGGTCCTCGCCGTCCAGGTGCTGGAGGGCCACGTCCTCCAGCCCATGATCCAGAGCCGTACGGTCCAGATGCATCCGGCGGTGGTCATGCTGGCGATCACCGCGGGCGCGAGCGTCGCCGGGATCCTCGGCATGCTGCTGTCCGTCCCGCTCACCGCGGCGATCTCCGGCGTCCTGCACGAACTGCGCAAGCACTACGCGGCGGGCTCGGGGACGGACTCCTCGTCGCCGGGCGACACCGCGCCGGGCGACTCCCCCGCCGCCCCGGCGTCCTCGTAG
- a CDS encoding ATP-binding SpoIIE family protein phosphatase: MRTKDLLAAIATGLWRWDNASGRVTLDAEAARLLGLPAEPAELTEAAVRSRFHPVDFAEINGVVQLAVSEGTVAEARLRIVDERGRVLRIVRSRSRPRIVDGDFELVGTLQEVPEPQPGTSAARAPVTGDWHRSREAFLLDAGRALAEARSTAEVLRVAAGLSMPGFMPDGLAVFGIQGDRLSVIGHHGHLPGDELPFSEMMLETDHPAAEVVRTGRAIYLPTPEDYQRRYPATWPLAAALDRTSWAYLPLVNAGRTIGAWMAGFAQPVGFTPDERSVLTTVARMLAQALARAGVQESQHELAVGLQRSMMPTVQPDIPGMTVAARYVPTGGGLEVGGDWYDMIPLPSGRIALVIGDVQGHDVRAAGLMGQLRIALRAYASEGHHPDAVLSRASRFLAGINETEFRGHGEDQRFATCLYIEVDPATGLLDVARAGHPDPAIRMADGAVMIRPTSGGLPLGIDPDGDYPTTRIVLEPGETMLVCTDGLIETGGHDLETGWGRLRDVFETHGTGTDEGGAESLEQLADALVQAVHGPSSHHTTGPLVDRREDDIALLLLSREGASCGVGAGDRLAQRPGRRTVFSVAQAEPERIAAARRQMRDVLHDWRDPDQVDSAALLVSEIVTNVLMHTDGDALLVAEVSGERGTRRLRVEVADGSDELPHRRRPGELASSGRGLVLLELLAGAWGVDPRGDGKSTWFELYEDAGAAGESPGAVSPGDEESVPEPAA, from the coding sequence ATGCGCACCAAGGACCTCCTGGCCGCCATCGCGACCGGCCTGTGGCGCTGGGACAACGCATCCGGCCGAGTGACCCTCGACGCGGAAGCGGCCCGGCTGCTGGGGCTTCCCGCCGAGCCGGCCGAACTCACCGAGGCCGCCGTGCGCTCCCGTTTTCATCCCGTCGACTTCGCCGAGATCAACGGCGTCGTCCAGCTCGCGGTCTCCGAGGGGACGGTCGCCGAGGCGCGGCTGCGCATCGTGGACGAGCGCGGGCGGGTGCTGCGCATCGTCCGCTCCCGCTCCCGGCCCCGGATCGTCGACGGCGACTTCGAACTGGTCGGCACCCTCCAGGAGGTGCCCGAGCCGCAGCCCGGCACCTCCGCGGCACGGGCCCCGGTCACCGGCGACTGGCACCGCTCGCGCGAGGCGTTCCTGCTGGACGCGGGCCGAGCGCTGGCCGAGGCGCGGTCCACGGCCGAGGTACTGCGGGTCGCGGCCGGACTCTCCATGCCCGGATTCATGCCGGACGGCCTGGCGGTCTTCGGCATCCAGGGCGACCGACTCTCGGTGATCGGCCACCACGGGCACCTCCCCGGCGACGAGCTGCCCTTCTCCGAGATGATGCTGGAGACCGACCACCCCGCCGCCGAGGTGGTGCGCACCGGCCGGGCCATCTACCTGCCCACCCCGGAGGACTACCAGCGCCGCTACCCCGCCACCTGGCCCCTGGCCGCCGCTCTCGACCGCACGTCCTGGGCGTATCTGCCGCTGGTGAACGCGGGCCGGACGATCGGCGCCTGGATGGCCGGGTTCGCCCAGCCGGTCGGCTTCACCCCGGACGAGCGCTCGGTGCTGACCACCGTCGCCCGGATGCTGGCCCAGGCACTGGCCAGGGCCGGTGTGCAGGAGTCGCAGCACGAGCTGGCGGTGGGGCTGCAGCGGAGCATGATGCCGACGGTGCAGCCGGACATCCCCGGGATGACGGTCGCGGCCCGCTATGTGCCGACCGGCGGCGGACTGGAGGTCGGCGGCGACTGGTACGACATGATCCCGCTGCCGTCCGGGCGGATCGCGCTGGTCATCGGGGACGTCCAGGGCCATGACGTACGGGCCGCGGGCCTGATGGGGCAGCTGCGGATCGCGCTGCGCGCCTATGCCTCCGAGGGGCATCACCCCGACGCGGTGCTCTCCCGCGCCTCCCGCTTCCTCGCCGGGATCAACGAGACCGAGTTCCGCGGCCACGGCGAGGACCAGCGCTTCGCGACCTGCCTGTACATAGAGGTCGACCCGGCCACCGGATTGCTCGACGTGGCGCGGGCCGGCCACCCGGACCCGGCGATCCGGATGGCCGACGGCGCGGTGATGATCCGGCCCACCTCGGGCGGGCTGCCGCTGGGCATCGACCCGGACGGCGACTACCCCACCACCCGGATCGTGCTGGAGCCCGGCGAGACCATGCTGGTCTGCACCGACGGACTGATCGAGACCGGCGGCCACGACCTGGAGACCGGCTGGGGACGGCTGCGCGACGTCTTCGAGACGCACGGGACCGGGACCGACGAGGGCGGTGCGGAGAGCCTGGAGCAGCTGGCCGACGCCCTGGTCCAGGCGGTGCACGGCCCGTCGTCGCACCACACCACCGGTCCGCTGGTGGACCGTCGCGAGGACGACATCGCCCTGCTGCTGCTCTCCCGCGAGGGTGCCAGCTGCGGCGTGGGCGCCGGGGACCGGCTCGCGCAGCGGCCCGGGCGGCGCACCGTGTTCTCCGTCGCGCAGGCGGAGCCGGAGCGGATCGCCGCGGCGCGCCGCCAGATGCGCGATGTGCTGCACGACTGGCGCGACCCGGACCAGGTGGATTCCGCGGCCCTGCTGGTCTCCGAGATCGTCACCAATGTGCTGATGCACACCGACGGGGACGCGCTGCTGGTCGCCGAGGTCTCCGGCGAGCGCGGTACCCGGCGCCTCCGGGTCGAGGTCGCCGACGGCAGCGACGAACTGCCGCACCGCCGCCGGCCCGGTGAGCTGGCGTCCTCGGGGCGCGGCCTGGTGCTGCTGGAACTGCTGGCCGGGGCGTGGGGAGTGGACCCGCGCGGGGACGGCAAGTCGACGTGGTTCGAGCTCTACGAGGACGCCGGGGCGGCGGGGGAGTCGCCCGGCGCGGTGTCGCCCGGCGACGAGGAGTCCGTCCCCGAGCCCGCCGCGTAG
- the aspS gene encoding aspartate--tRNA ligase, whose product MHRYRSHNCGELRAADVDTDVRLSGWLHNRRDLGGILFIDLRDHYGLVQLVARPGTPANEVLGSLTKETVVRIDGKVSARGTENVNPDLPTGEIEIEVGEVEVLGAAEQIPFTINAEDGVNEEKRLEYRFLDLRRERMHRNIMLRTAVISAIRHKMVALGFNEMATPILSATSPEGARDFLVPSRLHAGRFYALPQAPQQFKQLLMIAGFDRYFQIAPCFRDEDARADRSPGEFYQLDVEMSFVEQEDVFQPIEQLMTELFTEFGNGRTVTSPFPRIPFREAMLKYGSDKPDLRAELELVDVSDVFANSGFKAFAGKHVRALAVPDTADQPRKFFDQLGDFAVAQGAKGLAWVRVGEDNALAGPIAKFLTDDDVKALVTALDLKPGHAVFFGAGDFDEVSKIMGAVRVEAAKRAGHFVENEFRFCWIVDFPMFERDADTGKIEFSHNPFSMPQGGLEALETKDPLDILAWQYDIVCNGTELSSGAIRNHEPDVMYKAFAIAGYDKETVEAEFGGMLRAFKFGAPPHGGIAPGVDRIVMLLADEPNIRETIAFPLNGNAQDLLMGAPSEVDEARLKELHLSIRTGPAKPTPYKPTK is encoded by the coding sequence ATGCATCGGTACCGGTCCCATAACTGCGGCGAGCTCCGAGCCGCGGACGTCGACACCGACGTCCGTCTCAGCGGCTGGCTGCACAATCGACGTGACCTGGGCGGCATCCTCTTCATCGATCTGCGCGACCACTACGGTCTCGTGCAGCTCGTCGCCCGCCCCGGCACCCCGGCCAACGAGGTTCTCGGCTCGCTGACCAAGGAGACCGTCGTCCGCATCGACGGCAAGGTCAGCGCCCGTGGCACCGAGAACGTCAACCCCGACCTGCCGACCGGCGAGATCGAGATCGAGGTCGGCGAGGTCGAGGTGCTCGGCGCCGCCGAGCAGATCCCGTTCACGATCAACGCCGAGGACGGTGTCAACGAGGAGAAGCGCCTCGAATACCGCTTCCTCGACCTGCGCCGCGAGCGCATGCACCGCAACATCATGCTGCGCACGGCCGTGATCTCCGCGATCCGGCACAAGATGGTGGCCCTCGGCTTCAACGAGATGGCGACCCCGATCCTGTCCGCGACCTCCCCCGAGGGCGCCCGCGACTTCCTGGTCCCCTCCCGTCTGCACGCCGGCAGGTTCTACGCGCTGCCGCAGGCACCGCAGCAGTTCAAGCAGCTGCTGATGATCGCCGGCTTCGACCGCTACTTCCAGATCGCGCCCTGCTTCCGCGACGAGGACGCCCGCGCGGACCGCTCGCCGGGCGAGTTCTACCAGCTCGACGTCGAGATGAGCTTCGTCGAGCAGGAGGACGTCTTCCAGCCGATCGAGCAGCTGATGACCGAGCTCTTCACCGAGTTCGGCAACGGCCGCACGGTCACCTCGCCCTTCCCGCGCATCCCGTTCCGCGAGGCGATGCTCAAGTACGGCTCCGACAAGCCGGACCTGCGCGCCGAGCTGGAGCTGGTGGACGTCTCCGACGTCTTCGCGAACTCCGGCTTCAAGGCGTTCGCCGGCAAGCACGTCCGCGCCCTGGCCGTGCCGGACACCGCCGACCAGCCGCGGAAGTTCTTCGACCAGCTGGGCGACTTCGCCGTCGCGCAGGGCGCCAAGGGCCTGGCGTGGGTCCGGGTCGGCGAGGACAACGCGCTCGCCGGCCCGATCGCCAAGTTCCTCACCGACGACGATGTCAAGGCGCTGGTCACGGCCCTCGACCTGAAGCCCGGTCACGCCGTCTTCTTCGGCGCCGGTGACTTCGACGAGGTCTCCAAGATCATGGGTGCGGTGCGCGTCGAGGCCGCCAAGCGCGCCGGGCACTTCGTGGAGAACGAGTTCCGCTTCTGCTGGATCGTCGACTTCCCGATGTTCGAGCGCGACGCCGACACCGGCAAGATCGAGTTCTCCCACAACCCGTTCTCCATGCCGCAGGGCGGCCTGGAGGCGCTGGAGACCAAGGACCCGCTGGACATCCTCGCCTGGCAGTACGACATCGTCTGCAACGGCACCGAGCTGTCCTCCGGCGCGATCCGGAACCACGAGCCGGACGTCATGTACAAGGCGTTCGCGATCGCCGGTTACGACAAGGAGACCGTGGAGGCCGAGTTCGGCGGCATGCTCCGCGCCTTCAAGTTCGGCGCCCCGCCGCACGGTGGCATCGCCCCCGGCGTCGACCGGATCGTCATGCTGCTCGCCGACGAGCCCAACATCCGCGAGACCATCGCCTTCCCGCTCAACGGCAACGCGCAGGACCTCCTGATGGGCGCCCCGTCCGAGGTCGACGAGGCCCGCCTCAAGGAGCTGCACCTGAGCATCCGCACCGGCCCGGCGAAGCCGACGCCGTACAAGCCGACCAAGTAG
- the metG gene encoding methionine--tRNA ligase — MARHLITSALPYINGIKHLGNMVGSMLPADVYSRYLRQRGHDVLYICATDEHGTPAELAAKDAGQSVAEFCTEQHHKQKAIYDGFGLEFDHFGRSSSQENVELTQHFARKLHENGFIEERAIRQVYSNADGRFLPDRYIVGTCPHCGYDKARGDQCENCTRVLDPTDLIDARSAISGSGDLEVRETKHLFLLQSKLQHEVEGWLAGNGSKEWPTLASSIAHKWLTEGLQDRAITRDLDWGVPVPADVWPELAAEGKVFYVWFDAPIEYIGSTKEWADQAPEERDWKSWWYEADDVRYTEFMAKDNVPFHSVMFPATQLGTREPWKRVDFLKAFNWLNYYGGKFSTSQKRGIFTDAALELLPADYWRYFLMAHAPESDDTSFTWELFSSSVNKDLADTLGNFVNRVLSFSRKRFGDEVPAGAEAGAAEQKLGEEIAGLLAEYEGHMEALQFRKASAALRALWSAGNSYLEEKAPWLEIKTDKDAAALTLRTAMNLIHLYSVVSEPFIPASAKAMRGAFALEGDTAAWVSQDEAKALAFVPAGTPFTVPPVLFAKITEDDLETYRERFGGDEG; from the coding sequence ATGGCTCGACACCTCATCACCAGCGCCCTTCCGTACATCAACGGGATCAAGCACCTGGGCAACATGGTGGGGTCCATGCTCCCGGCCGATGTCTACTCCCGGTACCTGCGGCAGCGCGGTCACGACGTCCTCTACATCTGCGCGACCGACGAGCACGGCACGCCCGCCGAGCTGGCGGCGAAGGACGCGGGGCAGTCCGTCGCCGAGTTCTGCACCGAGCAGCACCACAAGCAGAAGGCGATCTACGACGGCTTCGGGTTGGAGTTCGACCACTTCGGCCGGAGCTCCTCGCAGGAGAACGTCGAGCTGACCCAGCACTTCGCGCGCAAGCTGCACGAGAACGGCTTCATCGAAGAGCGGGCCATCCGCCAGGTCTACTCGAACGCCGACGGCCGCTTCCTGCCCGACCGCTACATCGTCGGCACCTGCCCGCACTGCGGCTACGACAAGGCGCGCGGCGACCAGTGCGAGAACTGCACCCGCGTCCTGGACCCGACGGACCTGATCGACGCCCGCTCGGCGATCAGCGGCAGCGGTGACCTGGAGGTGCGCGAGACCAAGCACCTCTTCCTGCTCCAGTCGAAGCTCCAGCACGAGGTCGAGGGCTGGCTGGCCGGCAACGGCAGCAAGGAATGGCCGACCCTGGCGTCGTCCATCGCCCACAAGTGGCTGACCGAGGGCCTCCAGGACCGGGCGATCACCCGCGACCTGGACTGGGGCGTGCCGGTGCCGGCCGACGTGTGGCCGGAGCTGGCCGCCGAGGGCAAGGTCTTCTACGTCTGGTTCGACGCCCCGATCGAGTACATCGGCTCGACGAAGGAGTGGGCGGACCAGGCGCCGGAGGAGCGCGACTGGAAGTCGTGGTGGTACGAGGCCGACGACGTCCGCTACACGGAGTTCATGGCCAAGGACAACGTGCCGTTCCACAGCGTGATGTTCCCGGCGACGCAGCTGGGCACCCGCGAGCCGTGGAAGCGGGTCGACTTCCTCAAGGCGTTCAACTGGCTCAACTACTACGGCGGGAAGTTCTCCACGTCGCAGAAGCGCGGCATCTTCACCGATGCGGCGCTGGAGCTGCTGCCGGCCGACTACTGGCGCTACTTCCTGATGGCGCACGCCCCGGAGTCCGACGACACGTCCTTCACCTGGGAGCTGTTCTCGTCCTCGGTCAACAAGGACCTGGCCGACACCCTCGGCAACTTCGTCAACCGGGTGCTGTCGTTCTCGCGGAAGCGGTTCGGCGACGAGGTGCCGGCGGGTGCCGAGGCCGGGGCCGCCGAGCAGAAGCTGGGCGAGGAGATCGCCGGGCTGCTCGCCGAGTACGAGGGCCACATGGAGGCGCTCCAGTTCCGCAAGGCGTCGGCCGCGCTGCGCGCCCTGTGGAGCGCGGGCAACTCCTACCTGGAGGAAAAGGCCCCGTGGCTGGAGATCAAGACGGACAAGGACGCGGCGGCGCTGACGCTGCGGACCGCCATGAACCTGATCCACCTCTACTCGGTGGTCTCCGAGCCGTTCATCCCGGCGTCGGCGAAGGCCATGCGGGGCGCGTTCGCGCTGGAGGGCGACACGGCCGCGTGGGTGTCGCAGGACGAGGCCAAGGCGCTGGCGTTCGTGCCCGCCGGGACGCCGTTCACGGTGCCGCCGGTGCTCTTCGCGAAGATCACCGAGGATGACCTGGAGACCTACCGGGAGCGGTTCGGCGGCGACGAGGGCTGA
- a CDS encoding VWA domain-containing protein, translating into MGIRSLLRNAFGRSKATRDGSGAARDSTDKPESATIPEAREESTPAPAAATPEVEVPAARTAPAEPAPAPAPVTASLPAQSRPVERTPEPAAKEEAPVRDEPAPAPEATKPTTEAPQPQAAGKETDEGTEAVADQGTGTPEAPREEAATAKELVEEPAAKDERGSGSDAVADDAPATTAPAAADSAADLVSRAFDTPATAAAPTAREEATEPAPDAQPPQAKEKEEAPAADRPSDTEDAPAQAPVEQAHEETETAEAEATPEVADAPAPAATETADEPTPEPAPAAEVTAPVEVTESAEVTAPAETAKQAPATDAPHPVAAVAPALLPLYDAARATLEKHQLTQQRATVYLVLDRSGSMRNYYKDGTVQHLAEQALSLSAHFDDKATVPVVFFSTDVDGTADLDLTTYEGRIEELHSGLGHMGRTNYHWAIEAVVEHYKKSGSAHPAFVIFQTDGAPTSKPAAERALCEAAGLPIFWQFIGFGDPEAKGFDFLRKLDDLTVPEKRVVDNAGFFHAGRDPRGLSHDELYQQLMVEFPEWLTEARTAKVLKDS; encoded by the coding sequence ATGGGCATTCGGAGTCTGCTGCGCAACGCCTTTGGTCGCTCCAAGGCGACCCGCGACGGATCCGGCGCGGCCCGGGACAGCACCGACAAGCCGGAATCGGCAACCATCCCGGAGGCCCGCGAGGAATCCACCCCGGCTCCGGCCGCCGCGACTCCCGAGGTCGAGGTCCCGGCTGCCCGCACGGCGCCCGCCGAGCCAGCGCCCGCGCCGGCGCCGGTCACCGCCTCACTGCCCGCCCAGAGCCGACCGGTTGAGCGCACACCGGAGCCCGCGGCGAAGGAAGAGGCCCCCGTGCGGGACGAGCCGGCGCCCGCCCCCGAGGCCACGAAGCCGACGACCGAGGCACCCCAGCCCCAGGCCGCCGGCAAGGAGACCGACGAGGGCACGGAGGCGGTCGCGGACCAGGGCACGGGGACGCCCGAGGCCCCGCGCGAGGAAGCGGCCACCGCCAAGGAGCTCGTGGAAGAGCCCGCGGCGAAGGACGAGCGCGGGTCGGGGTCCGACGCCGTCGCCGACGACGCTCCGGCCACCACCGCTCCGGCCGCCGCCGACAGCGCCGCCGACCTGGTCAGCCGGGCGTTCGACACCCCGGCGACCGCCGCCGCACCCACCGCGAGGGAGGAGGCGACCGAGCCGGCGCCGGACGCACAGCCGCCGCAGGCGAAGGAAAAGGAAGAAGCCCCAGCGGCGGACCGGCCCTCCGACACGGAGGACGCACCGGCCCAGGCCCCGGTGGAGCAGGCCCACGAAGAGACCGAGACGGCCGAGGCAGAAGCGACGCCCGAGGTCGCCGACGCTCCGGCGCCGGCAGCCACCGAAACCGCCGACGAGCCGACCCCCGAGCCGGCCCCGGCCGCCGAGGTCACAGCGCCCGTCGAGGTCACGGAGTCCGCCGAGGTCACCGCGCCCGCTGAGACCGCGAAGCAGGCCCCCGCCACCGACGCACCCCACCCGGTCGCGGCGGTCGCCCCCGCCCTCCTCCCGCTCTACGACGCGGCACGGGCCACGCTGGAGAAGCACCAGCTCACCCAGCAGCGCGCCACGGTCTACCTGGTTCTCGACCGCTCCGGCTCGATGCGCAACTACTACAAGGACGGCACCGTCCAGCACCTCGCCGAGCAGGCCCTCAGCCTCTCCGCGCACTTCGACGACAAGGCCACCGTCCCGGTCGTCTTCTTCTCCACCGACGTGGACGGCACCGCCGACCTGGACCTCACCACCTACGAGGGCCGGATCGAGGAGCTGCACTCCGGCCTCGGCCATATGGGCCGGACGAACTACCACTGGGCCATCGAGGCCGTCGTCGAGCACTACAAGAAGTCGGGTTCCGCCCACCCCGCGTTCGTCATCTTCCAGACCGACGGCGCACCGACGTCCAAGCCCGCGGCCGAGCGGGCCCTGTGCGAGGCGGCCGGGCTCCCCATCTTCTGGCAGTTCATCGGGTTCGGTGACCCGGAGGCCAAGGGCTTCGACTTCCTCCGCAAGCTCGACGACCTGACCGTCCCGGAGAAGCGCGTCGTCGACAACGCCGGCTTCTTCCACGCCGGCCGCGACCCCCGCGGCCTCTCCCACGACGAGCTCTACCAGCAGCTGATGGTCGAGTTCCCCGAGTGGCTGACCGAGGCCCGCACCGCCAAGGTCCTCAAGGACAGCTGA